TTGGGAGCCGCGAAAGGCGAACGCACGCCCGAGCGGCTCGGCTACCGCTCCGGCCATTACGGCCGCACGCTGATAACGCGGGTGGGCAAGTTGGAACTCAGGGTGCCGCAGGACCGCTCGGGACACTTCTCCACCGAGCTGTTCGAACGCTACCAGCGCTCGGAGCGGGCGCTGGTCGCCACGCTGGCCGAGATGTATGTGCAGGGGGTGTCGACGCGCAAGGTCAAGGCGATCACCGAAGAACTGTGCGGGCATGCGTTCTCGGCCTCATCGATCTCGGCGATCAACAAGCGGCTCGATGAAAGCCTAAAGGCCTTTGCCTGCCGCCCGCTTCAAGAGCCCTTTCCCTATCTCATCCTCGATGCCCGTTATGAGAAGGTCAGAGAGGGCGGCGTCGTCAGGAGCCAGGCGGTGCTGATCGCCGTCGGCATCGACTGGGACGGCCGGCGGCAAATCCTGTCCGTCGAGATGGCCGGCCGCGAGAGCCGCTCGGCCTGGAAGGACTTCCTGTTGGGATTGAAAGCCCGCGGCCTCAAGGGTGTCGAGTTCGTCGTCTCCGACGATCATGCCGGCCTCGTCGCGGCGATCGGCGAAGTCATTCCGGAAGCCGCCTGGCAGCGCTGCTATGTGCACTTCCTGCGCAATGCGCTCGACCATCTGCCACGCAAGCACGGCGACGATTGCCTGCAGGAACTGCGATGGATCTACGACCGGCGCGATCTCGCCGAGGCGAAAACCGATCTTTCCGCCTGGCTTGGCAAATGGTCGGGAAAATATCCACGGCTGACCGGCTGGGTCGAGGAAGCCATCGAGCAGACGCTCACTTTCTTCCGGCTACCGCGCACTCACCACAAGCATCTCAAGAGCACCAACATGCTCGAGCGCCTCAACGAGGAAATCCGTCGTAGAACCTACGTCGTGCGCATCTTTCCCAACACCGAAAGCTGCCTGCGCCTGGTCAGGGCGCTTGCCGTCGAAACCCACGAAAACTGGATGGAGGCCAATCGATACATCAACATGGACGATCTCAGAGAGCATAAGAAACTCGCTCTCCGCAATGCCGCATGACCAGTCTCATGACCGCCCTTTTTGCTGAACTTGACGCACATAACCTCTTCCCCAAACAACGGAACGCCTGCGCGGAGCCGTTATGAAAGCCGGCACATTCCCCCAGCCGATCTCCCCCCTTGTGGGGGAGATGTCCGGCAGGACAGAGGGGGTACCTCCCACAGCACAAGAAAGAATTCCTCTTCCATATCGGCATTCGACGCCTCTCCGCCGCCGCAAAAGTCTTGACCCCCGCCGCCCTCCATGGCACCTGTCGCGCCGATAAATCCTAAGCAATCGGTGCCGTTCGATGTCAGCTATCCCAGACCATATGAACCCGAAGCGCTCCTTCCAGGCGCTGATCCTGACCCTGCATAACTACTGGGCGGACAAGGGTTGCGCGGTGCTGCAGCCCTACGACATGGAAGTCGGCGCCGGCACCTTTCATCCGGCCACCACGCTGCGCGCCCTCGGCCCCAAGCCGTGGAAGGCCGCCTACGTCCAGCCGTCGCGGCGCCCGTCCGACGGCCGCTATGGCGAGAACCCGAACCGACTGCAGCATTATTACCAGTATCAGGTCATCCTGAAGCCGAACCCGCCGAACCTGCAGGAACTTTACCTCGGCTCGCTGGCCGCAATCGGCCTCGACCCGCTGCTGCATGATATCCGCTTCGTGGAGGACGACTGGGAAAGCCCGACGCTCGGCGCCTGGGGCCTCGGCTGGGAGTGCTGGTGCGATGGCATGGAAGTCTCGCAGTTCACCTATTTCCAGCAGGTCTGCGGCATCGAATGCGCGCCCGTCGCCGGCGAACTGACCTATGGTCTCGAACGCCTTGCCATGTATGTCCAGGGCGTCGACAATGTCTACGATTTGAACTTCAACGGCCGCGACGGCGACGAGAAGATCAGCTATGGCGACGTCTTCCTGCAGGCCGAGCAGGAATATTCGCGCCATAATTTCGAATTCGCCAATACCGAGATGCTGCATCGCCATTTCGTCGATGCCGAGAAGGAATGCCGGGCGCTGCTCGATGCCGGCGCCCCCGGCGACAACGCCAACCAGCGCCTGCACAAATGCGTCTTCCCGGCCTATGACCAGTGCATCAAGGCAAGCCATGTCTTCAACCTGCTTGATGCCCGCGGCGTCATCTCGGTCACCGAGCGCCAGAGCTACATCCTGCGCGTACGCACCCTCGCCAAGGCCTGCGGCGAAGCCTTCCTGCTGACCGACGCCGGCGGCGTCAACCTCTCGAAAGAGGCGGCGTGACGCAGCAGCCCGCCGGCCGTGTCGTCCATTGAAACGGCTGGTCGGGCACCCCGAATCCTCGGAGGTGTCGGCGTTTGACGGCAGCCGCCAAAACCGCTTAGTGTCCGCCCGGACATTACTCCGCTGCGGGGGATTCGCGATGTATATTGCACTTGGCGTCATCGTTCTGGTCGCGCTTTATCTCGTCTTCGTCTACAACGGCCTGGTTCGCGCGCGGCAGATGGCGGAGGAGGCTTGGTCGGGCATCGACGTTCAGCTCAAGCGCCGCGCCGATCTGATCCCGAACCTGATCGAGACGGTCAAGGGCTATGCCGCCCATGAAAAGACCACGCTCGAAGAGGTGGTTGAGCTCCGCAACAAGGCGCAGGCCGTGCCATCAGGCGATGTTGCCGGCAGGGCGCAGGCGGAAGGTCTGCTCGGTCAGGCGCTGGGCCGCGTCATCGCGCTCGCCGAAGCCTATCCCGATCTCAAGGCCAACCAGAACTTTGCCGAGCTGCAGGCCTCGCTGGAAACCATGGAAGGCGAGCTGCAGATGGCGCGGCGTTATTACAACGGTGCCGCCCGCGACCTGAACGTCAAGGTCGAAAGCTTCCCGTCCAATCTCGTTGCCGGCCAGTTCGGTTTTGCCAAGCGGGAATATTTCGAAATCACCAACGAGGCCGACCGCGCCGTCCCCACCGTAAAATTCTGACGATCCGGCATTTTGCCTTTGCGAGAAAGCGACTAAGAGCAGGGGCAGATCGCGACGCGCTTTAGGGTCGCCCTATGGACGGAAGAGCAGCATGACACGCACAGCCAAACTCACGATCATCCCGCCGGGCAGGCCGCTTTCGGGCCGCGCCATGCCGCCGGGCTCCAAGTCGATTACCAATCGCGCGCTTCTGCTCGCCGGCCTTGCAAAGGGAACGAGCCGGCTGACGGGTGCGCTGAAGAGCGACGATACCCGTTATATGGCCGAAGCGCTGCGCGCCATGGGTGTTGCGATCGACGAGCCCGACGACACCAGCTTCGTCGTCACCGGCAGCGGCAGGCTGCTGCCGCCGAAAGCGCCGCTCTTCCTCGGCAATGCCGGCACGGCGACACGCTTCCTGACGGCGTCTGCGGCTTTGGTCGACGGCACCGTCATCGTCGATGGCGACGAGCATATGCGCAAGCGCCCGATCGGCCCGCTGGTCGAGGCGATGCGCACGCTCGGCACCGACGTCACCGCCGAGACCGGCTGCCCGCCGGTTACCGTCAAGGGCACCGGCCGCTTCCAGGCCGACCGCATCCGCATCGATGGCGGCCTGTCCAGCCAGTATGTCTCGGCGCTGCTGATGATGGCGGCCGGCGGCGACCGGCCGGTCGATATCGAACTCGTCGGCGAGGATATCGGCGCGCTTGGTTATATCGATCTCACGACGGCGGCGATGAAGGCCTTCGGCGCCAAGGTCGAAAAGACCAGTCCCGTCACCTGGCGCGTCGAGCCGACCGGCTACCGCGCTGCCGATTTCATCGTCGAGCCGGATGCATCCGCCGCGACCTATCTCTGGGCGGCCGAAGTGCTGAGTGGTGGCAGGATCGATCTCGGCGTGCCGAACGATGCCTTTACCCAGCCGGATGCCAAGGCCTACGAGGCGATCGCCAAATTCCCGCATCTGCCGGCTGAAATCGACGGCTCGCAGATGCAGGATGCCGTTCCGACGATCGCGGTGCTTGCCGCTTTCAATGAGACGCCGGTCCGCTTCGTTGGCATCGCCAATCTGCGAGTCAAGGAATGCGACCGCATCCGCGCCCTATCCACGGGGCTCAACAATATCCGCGCAGGCCTGGCCGTCGAGGACGGCGACGATCTGATCGTGCAATCGGATCCCGCACTTGTGGGCCAGCATCTGCCGGCTGAGATCGACAGCTTCGCCGATCACCGCATCGCCATGAGTTTCGCACTCGCCGGGCTGAAGATCGACGGCATCACCATTCTCGATCCTGATTGCGTCGGCAAGACCTTTCCTGCCTATTGGCGGACGCTGGCGGCACTCGGCGTGACCTATCGGGACAAAGATTGACGAAACGCGCAGCCGAGGTTGCCGGCGAGGAGACAGGGATGGGGCGTCGGTTTTTCGGATTTTGCTTGGCGCTGCTCTTATTGGTGGCCGCCCCGGCGGCCTTTGCCACGGAGCTGATCGACAGTTTCGTCTCCGACATTGCGCTCGAAAAGAGCGGTGCGATGACGGTGACGGAAACCGTCACCGTCAATGCAGAGCGCGATCGGATCAAGCACGGCATCTTCCGGGACTTCCCGCTCTATTTCACCGACGCCGGCGGCCGTCGCCGCAGCGTCGACTTCGATGTCGTCTCGGTGAAGCGCAATGGCGAGGATGAGCCCTGGCACACGGAACAGATATCGGGCGGCATCCGCATCTATACGGGATTGGCCGAGTTGACAGTGACGCCGGGCCGTCATCGATACGTCTTCACCTACAGGACCAA
The Rhizobium leguminosarum DNA segment above includes these coding regions:
- a CDS encoding IS256 family transposase; translation: MTKTEDKTAVATVKDILLSNPDGLHGVLRAVMQEVLEAEMDEALGAAKGERTPERLGYRSGHYGRTLITRVGKLELRVPQDRSGHFSTELFERYQRSERALVATLAEMYVQGVSTRKVKAITEELCGHAFSASSISAINKRLDESLKAFACRPLQEPFPYLILDARYEKVREGGVVRSQAVLIAVGIDWDGRRQILSVEMAGRESRSAWKDFLLGLKARGLKGVEFVVSDDHAGLVAAIGEVIPEAAWQRCYVHFLRNALDHLPRKHGDDCLQELRWIYDRRDLAEAKTDLSAWLGKWSGKYPRLTGWVEEAIEQTLTFFRLPRTHHKHLKSTNMLERLNEEIRRRTYVVRIFPNTESCLRLVRALAVETHENWMEANRYINMDDLREHKKLALRNAA
- a CDS encoding glycine--tRNA ligase subunit alpha produces the protein MSAIPDHMNPKRSFQALILTLHNYWADKGCAVLQPYDMEVGAGTFHPATTLRALGPKPWKAAYVQPSRRPSDGRYGENPNRLQHYYQYQVILKPNPPNLQELYLGSLAAIGLDPLLHDIRFVEDDWESPTLGAWGLGWECWCDGMEVSQFTYFQQVCGIECAPVAGELTYGLERLAMYVQGVDNVYDLNFNGRDGDEKISYGDVFLQAEQEYSRHNFEFANTEMLHRHFVDAEKECRALLDAGAPGDNANQRLHKCVFPAYDQCIKASHVFNLLDARGVISVTERQSYILRVRTLAKACGEAFLLTDAGGVNLSKEAA
- a CDS encoding LemA family protein — encoded protein: MYIALGVIVLVALYLVFVYNGLVRARQMAEEAWSGIDVQLKRRADLIPNLIETVKGYAAHEKTTLEEVVELRNKAQAVPSGDVAGRAQAEGLLGQALGRVIALAEAYPDLKANQNFAELQASLETMEGELQMARRYYNGAARDLNVKVESFPSNLVAGQFGFAKREYFEITNEADRAVPTVKF
- a CDS encoding 3-phosphoshikimate 1-carboxyvinyltransferase, coding for MTRTAKLTIIPPGRPLSGRAMPPGSKSITNRALLLAGLAKGTSRLTGALKSDDTRYMAEALRAMGVAIDEPDDTSFVVTGSGRLLPPKAPLFLGNAGTATRFLTASAALVDGTVIVDGDEHMRKRPIGPLVEAMRTLGTDVTAETGCPPVTVKGTGRFQADRIRIDGGLSSQYVSALLMMAAGGDRPVDIELVGEDIGALGYIDLTTAAMKAFGAKVEKTSPVTWRVEPTGYRAADFIVEPDASAATYLWAAEVLSGGRIDLGVPNDAFTQPDAKAYEAIAKFPHLPAEIDGSQMQDAVPTIAVLAAFNETPVRFVGIANLRVKECDRIRALSTGLNNIRAGLAVEDGDDLIVQSDPALVGQHLPAEIDSFADHRIAMSFALAGLKIDGITILDPDCVGKTFPAYWRTLAALGVTYRDKD